The DNA sequence CAGGTTCGGCGAGAACGGCCGAAATGCCGCCCTGCGCGTACCAGGTGTTGCTGTGGTCCAGCGCGCCCTTGGTCAGCAGCACCACGTCCGCGCCGGCATCGGAGGCAAGCAGTGCGGCGTAGAGCCCTGCGATGCCGCTTCCGACGACGGCCAGGCGGCGCGTCATCACGGCCTCGCGGCGAGCATGCGCTCGAGCGCCGTCCTGGCGTTGGCCTGCACGTTGTGGTCCACGGTGATGCGGTTGACCACGCGGCCGGCCACCAGTTCCTCCAGTACCCAGGCGAGGTAGCCGGGGTGGATCCGGTACATGGTGGAGCACGGGCAGATCACCGGGTCCAGGCAGAAGATGGTGTGCTGCGGGTACTCTGCGGCCAGCCGGTTGACCATATTGATTTCGGTGCCGATGGCGAACGTGGTGGGCTCGGTGGCGGCGGCGATGGCCTTCTTGATGAAGTCCGTGGAGCCGGCGGAATCCGCGGCGTCCACCACCTCCATGGGGCATTCCGGGTGCACGATGACCTGGACACCGGGGAAGTCCGCCCGGGCCTTGTCGATCTGGGCCACGCTGAAGCGCTTGTGGACGGAGCAGAACCCGTGCCAGAGGATCACGCGGGAGTCAAGGAGCGCCTGTTCGTCGTTGCCGCCCAGGTCCTTGCGGGGGTTCCACATGGGCATCTGGTCCAGGGGCACCCCCAGGGCCTTGGCCGTGTTGCGGCCCAGGTGCTGGTCGGGAAAGAACAGGACCCGCTGGCCCCGCTGGAAAGCCCACTCCAAGACCGTCTTTGCATTCGAGGAGGTGCAGACGATGCCGCCGTGTTCACCGCAGAACGCCTTCAGGGCTGCGGAGGAGTTCATGTAGGTCACGGGAATGACCGGGACCCGGCCCTCGGCGTCGGGCTCGGCGCCGAAGATCTCCGCGAGCTGTTCCCAGCACTCCTCCACGGAATCCGCGTCCGCCATGTCGGCCATGGAGCATCCGGCGGCCAGGTTGGGCAGGATGACAGCCTGGTCGAGGGTAGAGAGGATGTCCGCGGTTTCGGCCATGAAGTGGACGCCGCAGAAGATGATGGCTTCCGCCTCCGGCCTGGTCAGCGCGGCGTTGGCGAGCTGGAAGGAATCACCCACGAAGTCGGCGTACTGGATGACCTCGTCCCGCTGGTAGAAGTGGCCCAGGATGACGGCCCGCTCCCCCAAGGCGGCCTTGGCGGCCCTGATCCGCTC is a window from the Arthrobacter sp. NicSoilC5 genome containing:
- the nadA gene encoding quinolinate synthase NadA, yielding MSSVNTAIQLITREQAEKGAAAKGSTCSPALAKGPWDYDLAEALAGVPAYGPGASSADPAPAGTPRQGQLPEEYKRASDAELGERIRAAKAALGERAVILGHFYQRDEVIQYADFVGDSFQLANAALTRPEAEAIIFCGVHFMAETADILSTLDQAVILPNLAAGCSMADMADADSVEECWEQLAEIFGAEPDAEGRVPVIPVTYMNSSAALKAFCGEHGGIVCTSSNAKTVLEWAFQRGQRVLFFPDQHLGRNTAKALGVPLDQMPMWNPRKDLGGNDEQALLDSRVILWHGFCSVHKRFSVAQIDKARADFPGVQVIVHPECPMEVVDAADSAGSTDFIKKAIAAATEPTTFAIGTEINMVNRLAAEYPQHTIFCLDPVICPCSTMYRIHPGYLAWVLEELVAGRVVNRITVDHNVQANARTALERMLAARP